A genomic stretch from Mycobacterium malmoense includes:
- the katG gene encoding catalase/peroxidase HPI has protein sequence MSSDISQSRPPQPDTTTASTSESENPVIPSPKPKEHAPLTNRDWWPDQIDVSTLHPHSPAANPLGEDFDYAAEFAKLDPDALKADVFSVMTTSQDWWPADYGHYGGLFIRMSWHAAGTYRIQDGRGGGGQGMQRFAPLNSWPDNVSLDKARRLLWPVKKKYGNKISWADLIIFAGNCALESMGFKTFGFGFGREDVWEPEEVLWGEEDTWLGTDRRYSGERDLAQPYGATTMGLIYVNPEGPEGKPDPVAAAIDIRETFGRMAMNDEETAALIVGGHSFGKTHGAGDADLVGPEPEAAPIEQQGLGWKSSYGSGKGKDAITSGLEVVWTPTPTKWSNGFLQNLYGYEWELTKSPAGAWQFTAKDGAGAGTIPDPFGGPGRAPTMLVTDVALREDPIYREITRRWLDHPEELSEAFAKAWYKLLHRDMGPISRYLGPWIAEPQLWQDPVPDVDHELVDEKDVAALKGKVLESGLSVPQLVKTAWSAASSFRRTDKRGGANGGRLRLEPQRSWEVNEPSELDKVLPVLERIRQEFNASASGGKKISLADLIVLAGSAAVEKAAKDAGYEISVHFAPGRTDASQENTDVESFAVLEPRADGFRNYIRPGEKAPLEQLLLERAYLLGVTGPETAVLIGGLRALGANHGGTKHGVFTDRPGALTNDFFVNLLDMGTEWKASETAENVYEGRDRASGALKWTATANDLVFGSNSVLRALAEVYAQDDNQGKFVEDFVAAWVKVMNSDRFDLK, from the coding sequence GTGTCATCCGATATATCCCAAAGCCGCCCACCGCAACCGGACACCACGACGGCCAGCACCAGCGAAAGCGAAAACCCGGTCATCCCGTCCCCGAAACCGAAGGAGCACGCGCCCCTGACGAACCGGGACTGGTGGCCCGACCAGATCGACGTGTCGACGCTGCACCCGCACTCGCCGGCGGCCAACCCACTGGGCGAGGACTTCGACTACGCCGCGGAGTTCGCCAAGCTCGATCCCGACGCCCTCAAGGCGGACGTGTTCTCGGTGATGACCACCTCGCAGGACTGGTGGCCCGCCGACTATGGCCACTACGGCGGCCTGTTCATCCGGATGAGCTGGCATGCCGCGGGCACCTACCGCATTCAAGACGGCCGCGGCGGCGGCGGTCAGGGCATGCAGCGCTTCGCCCCGCTCAACAGCTGGCCGGACAACGTCAGCCTGGACAAGGCGCGCAGGCTGCTGTGGCCGGTCAAGAAGAAGTACGGCAACAAGATCTCCTGGGCGGACCTGATCATCTTCGCCGGCAACTGCGCCCTGGAGTCGATGGGGTTCAAGACCTTCGGCTTCGGCTTCGGCCGCGAAGACGTCTGGGAACCCGAAGAGGTCCTCTGGGGGGAAGAGGACACCTGGCTGGGCACCGACAGGCGCTACTCCGGCGAGCGTGACCTCGCGCAGCCGTATGGCGCCACCACCATGGGCCTGATCTACGTCAATCCCGAAGGGCCCGAAGGCAAGCCGGATCCGGTCGCCGCGGCGATCGACATCCGTGAGACGTTCGGCCGCATGGCGATGAACGACGAGGAGACCGCCGCACTCATCGTCGGTGGCCACAGCTTCGGCAAGACCCACGGCGCCGGTGACGCCGACCTGGTCGGTCCCGAGCCGGAGGCCGCCCCGATCGAGCAACAGGGGCTGGGCTGGAAGAGCTCCTACGGCAGCGGGAAGGGCAAGGACGCCATCACCAGCGGCCTGGAGGTGGTGTGGACGCCCACCCCGACCAAGTGGAGCAACGGGTTCCTGCAGAACCTCTACGGCTACGAATGGGAGCTCACCAAGAGTCCCGCCGGAGCCTGGCAGTTCACGGCGAAGGACGGCGCGGGCGCGGGCACAATCCCCGATCCGTTCGGCGGGCCAGGTCGCGCCCCGACGATGCTGGTCACCGACGTCGCGTTGCGTGAGGACCCGATCTACCGCGAGATCACGCGGCGTTGGCTGGACCACCCCGAGGAGCTGTCCGAGGCGTTCGCCAAGGCGTGGTACAAGCTGCTGCACCGTGACATGGGGCCGATCAGCCGCTACCTCGGGCCGTGGATTGCCGAGCCGCAGCTGTGGCAGGACCCCGTTCCGGACGTCGACCACGAGCTGGTCGACGAGAAGGACGTCGCGGCGTTGAAGGGCAAGGTGCTCGAGTCGGGCCTGTCCGTTCCGCAGCTGGTGAAGACGGCCTGGTCGGCCGCGTCGAGCTTCCGCCGCACCGACAAGCGGGGCGGCGCCAACGGGGGCCGGCTGCGCCTCGAACCGCAGCGGAGCTGGGAGGTCAACGAGCCCTCCGAGCTGGACAAGGTGTTGCCCGTGCTGGAGCGGATCCGACAGGAGTTCAATGCGTCGGCGTCCGGCGGCAAGAAGATCTCGCTGGCCGACCTGATCGTGTTGGCCGGGTCCGCGGCGGTCGAGAAGGCGGCCAAGGATGCCGGCTACGAGATCTCGGTGCATTTCGCGCCGGGCCGTACCGACGCCTCGCAGGAGAATACCGACGTGGAGTCGTTCGCGGTGCTCGAACCGCGGGCCGACGGGTTCCGCAACTACATCCGTCCCGGCGAGAAGGCTCCGCTAGAGCAGCTGCTGCTGGAGCGGGCCTACCTGCTGGGCGTGACCGGACCGGAAACGGCGGTGCTCATCGGTGGCCTGCGTGCCCTCGGCGCCAATCACGGCGGCACCAAGCATGGGGTGTTCACCGACAGGCCCGGCGCGTTGACCAACGACTTCTTCGTCAACCTGCTCGACATGGGCACGGAGTGGAAGGCGTCGGAGACCGCGGAGAACGTCTACGAGGGCCGCGACCGGGCTTCGGGCGCTCTGAAGTGGACCGCGACCGCGAATGACCTTGTGTTCGGGTCGAATTCGGTATTGCGTGCGCTGGCGGAGGTCTATGCCCAGGACGACAACCAGGGGAAGTTCGTCGAGGACTTCGTCGCCGCCTGGGTCAAGGTCATGAACAGTGACCGGTTCGACCTGAAGTAA
- a CDS encoding DUF1906 domain-containing protein: protein MHDSAAPGGRGQRSVSRREVLKYALAPTLLSLGSLAANLDAHRAAAADMRLIDFAERRIPPDEIKSAGYGGVVNYVSESRPGANFEAKPITREYADALRAAGLHIVSNFQYGKPGWPDPSDYTRGFDGGVADARTALGLHAAAGGPDSAPIFFSVDDDIDLNAWNGVAVNWFRGINSVLGVTRTGIYGHAQACGWAIGDGVIGNSTTAGHRWAWQTKSWSHGEREPMAVLYQAVVNSPSSPGPLLGGINVDVDDVLATDYGQWDFAR, encoded by the coding sequence GTGCACGATTCGGCTGCGCCGGGCGGCCGCGGACAGCGCTCCGTTTCACGGCGCGAAGTCCTCAAATACGCTCTGGCGCCGACTCTCCTGAGCCTGGGGTCGCTGGCCGCGAATCTCGACGCACATCGAGCGGCGGCCGCCGACATGAGGCTGATCGATTTCGCCGAGCGCAGGATTCCGCCGGACGAGATCAAATCGGCGGGCTACGGCGGGGTGGTGAATTACGTGTCCGAGTCGCGGCCGGGCGCGAACTTCGAGGCCAAGCCCATCACCCGCGAGTACGCGGACGCGCTGCGGGCGGCGGGTCTTCACATCGTGAGCAATTTTCAGTACGGAAAGCCCGGTTGGCCCGATCCGTCGGACTACACCCGCGGGTTCGACGGCGGTGTCGCCGACGCGCGGACGGCGCTGGGGCTGCACGCCGCGGCCGGGGGACCGGACTCGGCTCCGATCTTCTTCAGTGTCGACGACGACATCGACCTCAACGCGTGGAATGGCGTTGCCGTCAATTGGTTTCGGGGAATCAACTCGGTGCTGGGCGTGACCCGCACCGGCATCTACGGGCATGCCCAGGCGTGCGGATGGGCGATCGGAGACGGCGTCATAGGGAACTCGACCACCGCGGGTCACCGGTGGGCGTGGCAGACGAAGTCGTGGTCGCATGGCGAGCGCGAACCCATGGCGGTGCTGTATCAGGCCGTGGTCAACAGCCCGTCGAGCCCGGGCCCGCTGTTGGGCGGCATCAACGTGGACGTGGACGACGTCCTCGCAACCGACTACGGGCAGTGGGATTTCGCTCGATGA
- a CDS encoding PPE family protein, SVP subgroup yields the protein MDFAALPPEVNSARMYAGPGSGPMLAAAAAWDGLAAALHSAASSYQSEIATLTAGPWLGPASTSMVAATTPHVAWTRITAVQAEQAANQAKAAAAAYETAFAETVAPPVVAANRGLLMSLVATNIFGQNTPAIATTEAQYSEMWAQDASAMYGYAGASASATTLTPFNPPPQGTSPGGPARQAAAVGQTTGTSIGNVQGTISSTQQALSAAPSVLTGLATPAVADPLTPADLVNLLGSLSGIFVDPEVGAAGLGIDTTALPYDVVGALTGFHTDDIVSGWAGIEAWPGTEAAPPSPFPVITNLSATTVSAGLGEANTIGALSVPPAWATATPVIRPLAMALPATSAGAAAEAYAGSAGSVFSQMALASMAGRAMAGTGVPSRRERVRTAMWEPTASPQGSAGGPITSIAAELRELASLHDSGILTDEEFSDQKKRLLSN from the coding sequence ATGGACTTCGCAGCACTGCCGCCGGAGGTTAACTCCGCGCGAATGTACGCCGGGCCGGGGTCGGGACCGATGCTGGCCGCCGCCGCGGCCTGGGACGGATTGGCGGCCGCGCTGCACTCGGCGGCGAGCTCGTATCAGTCGGAGATCGCGACGCTCACCGCCGGGCCCTGGCTGGGCCCGGCATCGACATCGATGGTCGCCGCCACGACCCCCCATGTGGCATGGACCAGAATCACCGCCGTGCAGGCCGAACAGGCCGCCAACCAGGCCAAGGCCGCGGCCGCCGCCTACGAGACGGCGTTCGCGGAAACGGTCGCGCCGCCGGTGGTCGCGGCCAACCGCGGCCTGCTGATGTCCCTGGTCGCGACGAACATCTTCGGCCAGAACACCCCGGCGATTGCGACCACCGAGGCGCAGTACTCCGAGATGTGGGCCCAAGACGCCTCCGCCATGTATGGCTACGCGGGTGCGTCGGCGTCGGCGACGACGCTGACGCCGTTCAACCCGCCACCGCAGGGCACCAGTCCAGGCGGGCCGGCAAGGCAAGCCGCCGCCGTCGGCCAAACCACCGGCACCTCCATCGGAAACGTGCAGGGCACCATCTCGTCGACCCAGCAGGCCTTGTCCGCCGCGCCCAGTGTGCTGACCGGCCTTGCGACCCCGGCCGTGGCCGACCCCCTGACGCCGGCCGACCTGGTCAACCTCTTGGGGAGCCTGAGTGGAATTTTTGTCGACCCGGAAGTGGGAGCAGCGGGACTCGGCATCGACACAACGGCTCTTCCCTACGACGTCGTGGGTGCGCTGACCGGTTTCCACACGGATGACATCGTCAGCGGCTGGGCAGGAATCGAGGCCTGGCCGGGCACAGAGGCGGCGCCACCATCGCCATTTCCGGTGATCACGAACCTGAGCGCCACAACGGTGTCGGCGGGCCTGGGCGAGGCAAACACGATCGGGGCGTTGTCGGTGCCGCCGGCCTGGGCCACGGCGACGCCGGTGATACGCCCTCTCGCGATGGCGTTGCCGGCCACCAGCGCCGGCGCCGCCGCAGAAGCCTACGCGGGGAGCGCCGGAAGCGTGTTCAGCCAGATGGCCCTGGCGAGCATGGCCGGGCGTGCGATGGCCGGCACCGGTGTCCCGAGCCGCCGCGAGCGGGTCAGGACGGCCATGTGGGAGCCGACGGCATCGCCGCAGGGCTCAGCGGGCGGCCCGATCACGAGCATCGCCGCCGAGTTGCGTGAACTGGCCTCCCTGCATGACTCGGGAATCCTTACCGACGAGGAATTCAGCGACCAGAAAAAGAGACTGCTAAGCAATTAA
- a CDS encoding class I SAM-dependent methyltransferase: MTDRQERAMSFGTVAEDYDGLRPQPPQQAVDWLVPPGCEVAVDVGAGTGLFTRALVDKAAQVIAVEPDARMRKVLTARSPGVRVVEGRGESIPLLDASADAVFVSSAWHWMDDERAVPEIGRVLRDGGRFGLIWTSRDREVDWVRNLDRLPGQDTSEAESADRIRRRLDVVLPQPSIFHNIARETFRFVRTMPVEDVVAMLGTYSRVIVASADDRARRLAQARAALEARFPGADVIDVPMRASCWRADRIARGDGH; encoded by the coding sequence GTGACCGATCGTCAAGAGCGTGCGATGTCCTTTGGAACAGTCGCGGAGGACTACGACGGGCTGCGGCCGCAGCCTCCGCAACAGGCGGTGGACTGGCTCGTGCCGCCCGGTTGCGAGGTGGCCGTCGACGTGGGCGCGGGCACCGGGCTGTTCACCCGAGCCCTGGTGGACAAAGCCGCGCAGGTCATCGCCGTCGAGCCCGACGCGCGGATGCGCAAGGTGTTGACGGCACGATCCCCGGGGGTCCGCGTCGTCGAGGGCCGTGGTGAGTCGATCCCGCTTCTCGACGCGTCCGCGGACGCGGTGTTCGTCTCGTCGGCGTGGCACTGGATGGACGACGAACGGGCCGTGCCCGAGATCGGCCGAGTCCTGCGGGACGGCGGTCGGTTCGGCCTGATCTGGACGAGCCGGGACCGCGAGGTGGACTGGGTGCGCAACCTCGACCGGCTGCCCGGCCAAGACACGTCGGAGGCCGAATCGGCCGACCGGATCCGGCGGCGCCTCGACGTCGTTCTCCCGCAGCCGTCGATCTTTCACAACATTGCGCGCGAGACGTTCCGATTCGTGCGCACGATGCCGGTCGAGGACGTCGTCGCGATGCTGGGCACCTACAGCCGGGTCATCGTCGCGTCTGCGGACGACCGCGCGCGGCGGCTGGCCCAAGCCCGCGCCGCCCTGGAGGCGCGGTTCCCGGGGGCTGACGTGATTGACGTCCCCATGCGGGCGTCGTGTTGGCGCGCCGATCGGATCGCCCGCGGCGACGGGCATTAA
- a CDS encoding cutinase family protein: MNARRLARIVGISLVTAWAVLSAPIVTPAASADPCSDVAVVFARGTHQEPGLGDVGQAFVDSLTSQVGGRSVGAYAVNYPANDDYHNSATAGSNDASAHVQDTVASCPNTKIVLGGYSQGSTVIDLATTAMPAPVADHVAAVALFGEPSSGFSSMLWGGQPLPAISPLYAAKTISLCAPDDPICSAGGNIMAHVSYIQSGMTNQAATFAANRLGPASPNT, from the coding sequence ATGAATGCACGTCGCCTTGCTCGCATCGTTGGCATTTCGCTCGTGACGGCGTGGGCGGTGCTGAGCGCGCCCATCGTCACACCGGCCGCCTCCGCTGACCCATGCTCCGACGTCGCCGTGGTTTTCGCGCGTGGCACCCATCAGGAGCCCGGCCTCGGCGACGTCGGCCAGGCGTTCGTCGACTCGCTTACCTCGCAGGTTGGCGGGCGGTCCGTCGGGGCCTACGCCGTGAATTACCCGGCGAACGACGACTACCACAACAGCGCGACCGCCGGCTCCAACGACGCGAGCGCCCACGTCCAGGACACCGTCGCCAGCTGCCCGAACACCAAAATCGTGCTCGGTGGATATTCGCAAGGCTCGACCGTGATCGATTTGGCCACGACGGCGATGCCGGCGCCGGTAGCCGATCACGTCGCCGCCGTCGCCCTTTTCGGTGAGCCGTCCAGCGGGTTCTCCAGCATGTTGTGGGGCGGCCAGCCGCTGCCGGCGATCAGCCCCCTGTACGCCGCCAAGACCATCAGCTTGTGCGCTCCCGACGATCCGATTTGCTCCGCGGGCGGCAACATCATGGCGCACGTTTCATACATTCAGTCCGGCATGACCAACCAGGCCGCGACCTTCGCGGCCAACAGGCTCGGCCCGGCGTCTCCAAACACATAG
- a CDS encoding Fur family transcriptional regulator, translating to MPSTADYADQLRMADLRVTRPRVAVLEAVHAQPHADTETIFTAVRRGLPDVSRQAVYDVLNALTAVGLIRRIQPLGLVARYEARVGDNHHHVVCRSCGVIADVDCAVGEAPCLTPSDDNNVLVGFVLDEAEVIYWGLCPDCSTTDSGSLP from the coding sequence GTGCCCTCGACGGCCGACTACGCGGACCAACTGCGGATGGCCGATCTTCGTGTGACGCGGCCCAGGGTGGCGGTCCTGGAAGCCGTGCACGCCCAGCCGCACGCCGACACCGAGACGATCTTCACGGCGGTGCGAAGAGGGCTGCCCGATGTCTCCCGCCAGGCCGTGTACGACGTGCTGAACGCGCTGACCGCCGTGGGTCTGATTCGACGGATCCAGCCGTTGGGTTTGGTTGCCCGCTACGAGGCCCGGGTCGGCGACAACCACCACCACGTCGTGTGCCGGTCCTGCGGCGTCATTGCCGACGTCGACTGTGCGGTCGGCGAGGCGCCATGCCTGACGCCATCGGACGACAACAACGTTCTGGTTGGCTTCGTCCTGGACGAGGCCGAAGTCATCTACTGGGGCCTGTGCCCCGACTGCTCGACCACAGATTCCGGATCACTCCCGTGA
- a CDS encoding C39 family peptidase has protein sequence MAAGVYLGYIGIAGVSLVSGCGPATLSTPTTNPSPTTGGMYVNVTATPAASGMYGNPAAAAKYWQPQSLEDNCGLMSVADVVGEITGHAPTEQQMVTLAENTPSGTNPGPIYAPRDDPSHSGDDSGTEMADEVVLLDYYGIKSAMTYAATPEQTGISALERYLSNDRKVIAWVNSAIIWNTSDQRTKADHFLVVTGIDTNKEIVHLNDPGADHADEQVTMTTFTNAWRTGEESIVVTAAIS, from the coding sequence GTGGCGGCGGGCGTGTACCTCGGCTACATCGGCATTGCCGGCGTTTCCCTCGTATCGGGGTGTGGCCCGGCGACGCTGTCAACGCCGACGACGAACCCGTCGCCAACCACCGGCGGTATGTACGTCAACGTGACAGCGACACCGGCGGCCAGCGGCATGTACGGCAACCCGGCTGCGGCCGCCAAGTATTGGCAGCCGCAGTCGCTCGAGGACAACTGTGGGCTGATGTCGGTGGCCGACGTCGTCGGCGAAATCACCGGACATGCGCCCACGGAGCAGCAGATGGTCACTTTGGCGGAGAACACGCCCTCGGGGACCAACCCCGGTCCGATCTACGCCCCTCGCGACGACCCGAGCCACTCGGGCGACGATAGCGGCACCGAAATGGCCGACGAGGTGGTGCTCCTCGACTACTACGGCATCAAATCGGCCATGACGTACGCGGCGACGCCCGAGCAGACCGGGATCTCCGCGCTGGAGCGATACCTCAGCAACGACCGCAAGGTGATCGCCTGGGTCAATTCCGCAATCATCTGGAACACCAGCGACCAGCGCACCAAGGCGGATCACTTCCTCGTCGTCACCGGGATCGACACCAACAAGGAGATCGTTCACCTCAACGACCCCGGCGCCGACCATGCCGACGAGCAGGTCACGATGACCACGTTCACGAACGCCTGGCGCACCGGCGAGGAGTCGATCGTCGTTACCGCGGCAATCAGCTGA
- a CDS encoding thioredoxin family protein, protein MAIESAMLALGTPAPPFSLPEPATGATVSLDDLTGRALVVTFICNHCPYVKHVAAGLAALGRDLADQGVAMVGISSNDVVTYPQDGPDQMVAEASRHGWTFPYLYDETQDVARAFSAACTPDTFVFDGERRLVYRGQLDDSRPGNDLPVTAADVRAAVDAVLAGRPVDPNQRPSIGCGIKWR, encoded by the coding sequence ATGGCTATCGAGTCCGCGATGCTCGCCCTTGGCACCCCCGCTCCCCCATTTTCGCTGCCCGAGCCGGCCACCGGTGCGACCGTCAGCCTCGACGACCTGACGGGTCGAGCGCTGGTCGTCACCTTCATCTGTAACCACTGCCCGTACGTCAAGCACGTCGCCGCCGGGCTCGCCGCGCTGGGTCGCGACCTCGCCGATCAGGGCGTCGCGATGGTCGGCATCTCCAGCAATGACGTCGTCACCTACCCGCAGGACGGGCCCGATCAAATGGTCGCCGAGGCCAGCCGCCACGGCTGGACGTTTCCGTACCTCTATGACGAGACGCAAGACGTGGCGCGTGCCTTCTCCGCCGCCTGCACGCCCGACACGTTCGTCTTCGACGGCGAGCGTCGACTCGTCTACCGTGGCCAGCTCGACGATTCCCGCCCCGGGAACGACCTACCGGTGACGGCGGCTGACGTTCGGGCTGCCGTCGATGCCGTGCTCGCCGGGCGGCCGGTCGACCCCAACCAGCGACCGTCGATCGGCTGCGGCATTAAATGGCGTTGA
- a CDS encoding DUF732 domain-containing protein: MFSSRWLAKLTIPVMVGAALTTGTAIAMADSTDDAYIAKLQSLGFNWSSGGESDMISIGHQICADRMAGKTPDAIASDIHSTLSSKGYSFADVTGMVSAAESTYCPD, from the coding sequence ATGTTTTCATCTCGCTGGCTGGCCAAACTGACTATTCCCGTGATGGTTGGCGCTGCCCTGACCACTGGCACCGCGATTGCGATGGCCGACAGCACCGATGACGCATACATCGCAAAGCTGCAGAGCCTCGGCTTCAATTGGTCCTCGGGGGGCGAGTCCGACATGATCTCAATCGGACACCAGATCTGCGCCGACCGCATGGCTGGCAAAACGCCGGATGCGATTGCCTCGGACATCCACTCCACGTTGAGTTCGAAAGGCTACTCGTTCGCAGACGTCACGGGGATGGTCAGCGCCGCGGAATCGACGTACTGCCCGGATTAG
- a CDS encoding class I SAM-dependent methyltransferase yields MLREAMVRRLYRRSLAEGQITVPAVPGLIDEYVRLCGNICASLGVAYTAEQSAQLATVLEAEVAKAFKASQRSDIVISFQVPFGTGLNYRVKAEWRSIEADYDHWVATRPPPLFGTEPDARVLALAREAADPATYRVLDIGAGTGRNALALARRGHPVDAVEMAPKFADVMRSEAESESLGVRVIQSDVFTAMEGVREEYQLMVLSEVVPDFRTTQELRGVFELAADCLAPGGRLVFNAFLARPGYTPDDAAREFGQQCNTMIFTRDEVTSAAERLPLEFIADDSAYEYEKTHLPEGAWPPTGWFDGWASGLDVFDVERADSPIELRWLVYRKSAQAK; encoded by the coding sequence ATGCTGCGCGAAGCGATGGTCAGGCGGTTGTATCGCCGATCGCTGGCCGAGGGCCAAATCACGGTGCCGGCCGTCCCCGGCCTGATCGACGAGTACGTTCGGTTGTGTGGCAACATCTGCGCCAGCCTGGGCGTTGCGTACACGGCCGAACAATCCGCTCAGCTCGCGACGGTGCTGGAAGCCGAGGTGGCGAAGGCCTTCAAGGCCTCGCAGCGTTCGGACATCGTCATCTCGTTCCAGGTTCCCTTCGGAACGGGCCTGAACTACCGCGTCAAAGCCGAATGGCGGTCGATCGAGGCCGACTACGACCACTGGGTTGCCACCCGGCCGCCGCCGCTGTTCGGCACCGAACCGGACGCGCGCGTGCTGGCACTGGCGCGTGAGGCGGCCGACCCCGCGACGTATCGGGTGCTGGACATCGGCGCGGGAACCGGGCGCAACGCCCTGGCCCTGGCCCGACGCGGCCACCCCGTGGACGCCGTCGAGATGGCGCCGAAGTTCGCCGACGTCATGCGCTCGGAGGCCGAAAGCGAATCGCTCGGCGTGCGCGTCATCCAGAGCGACGTCTTCACCGCCATGGAGGGTGTCCGCGAGGAGTACCAGCTGATGGTGCTCTCCGAGGTGGTGCCCGACTTCCGGACGACTCAGGAGTTGCGCGGCGTGTTCGAACTCGCCGCGGATTGCCTGGCCCCCGGCGGACGCTTGGTGTTCAACGCGTTCCTGGCGCGCCCGGGTTACACCCCCGATGACGCCGCGCGGGAATTCGGGCAACAGTGCAACACCATGATCTTCACCCGGGACGAGGTGACGAGCGCGGCGGAGCGGCTCCCCCTCGAGTTCATCGCCGACGACTCGGCCTACGAGTACGAGAAAACCCACTTGCCCGAAGGCGCCTGGCCACCCACCGGCTGGTTCGACGGATGGGCCAGTGGCCTCGACGTGTTCGACGTCGAGCGTGCGGACTCCCCGATCGAGTTGCGCTGGCTCGTCTACCGGAAGTCGGCCCAGGCCAAATAG